The Sphingobium sp. JS3065 genome includes a region encoding these proteins:
- a CDS encoding TetR/AcrR family transcriptional regulator, translating into MSRQITTLVDRSVPETSGNAPALRAQMCDRILQAALPVIQRFTVAKFSMDDVARAAGIARQTIYKYFRSKDALLVGVYVRHIEQLHPDAMREAVARAPSAAVLTDIFMAQLRAARSFPLFDEALDPRVAPYMAELTLNSSDLIATLEAIWMPILERYRDAGIIRPDLEFHGAVRWITYQQFWLLTHPNALATDDAQRSAYISDFMIPALLA; encoded by the coding sequence ATGAGCCGGCAGATTACCACCCTTGTCGATCGATCGGTGCCCGAAACCTCCGGTAACGCCCCGGCGCTTCGGGCGCAGATGTGCGATCGGATCCTCCAGGCCGCATTGCCCGTAATCCAGCGCTTCACCGTCGCCAAATTCAGCATGGATGATGTCGCGCGGGCGGCGGGCATCGCGCGGCAGACCATCTACAAATATTTCCGCAGCAAGGATGCTCTCCTGGTCGGCGTCTATGTGCGTCATATCGAGCAGCTGCATCCCGACGCGATGCGCGAGGCTGTCGCCCGCGCGCCGTCCGCGGCTGTTCTCACCGACATCTTCATGGCACAGCTTCGCGCCGCCAGGTCGTTCCCGCTCTTCGATGAGGCCCTCGATCCCAGGGTCGCGCCCTATATGGCGGAACTCACCCTGAATTCTTCCGACCTCATCGCTACGCTGGAGGCGATCTGGATGCCGATCCTGGAGCGCTACCGCGATGCCGGAATCATACGTCCCGACCTGGAATTCCATGGCGCAGTGCGCTGGATTACCTATCAGCAATTCTGGCTACTAACGCATCCCAATGCGCTGGCCACCGACGATGCGCAACGTAGCGCCTATATCAGTGATTTCATGATTCCGGCGCTTCTCGCATGA
- a CDS encoding CaiB/BaiF CoA transferase family protein, whose product MSPLNGYTVIELAGIGPAPMAGMMLADMGAEVIRIERSTSVSERRAKDVSLRGKKSVMLDLKDPRAVRALLQMIESADVLIDPYRPLTCEKLGIGPDECLSRNPRLVFARMTGWGQHGPQAMAAGHDINYIALTGALHAIGRAGERPVVPLNLVGDMGGGGTLLVVGILAALLETRGSGKGQVVDCAMVDGAIQQMWMFQGMLAAGAWDDGAREANLLDGGAYFYDCYECADGRYISLGAIEPQFHATMITLLGLDPGDFADQHDKTQWPALKQAIAAAVRTKTRDEWCRIMEGTDACFAPVLRMSEAPAHPANVARECFVEIDGVVQAVPAPRFSRTPSRVRRGAPVPGEHTAQVLAAMGIAPCDVAALAKGVGTGGSADAP is encoded by the coding sequence ATGAGCCCACTCAACGGCTATACCGTCATTGAGCTTGCCGGCATCGGTCCCGCGCCCATGGCCGGCATGATGCTGGCCGACATGGGCGCTGAGGTGATCCGGATCGAGCGCTCGACAAGCGTGAGCGAACGGCGCGCGAAGGATGTGAGCCTGCGCGGCAAGAAGTCGGTTATGCTCGATCTCAAGGATCCGCGCGCGGTTCGTGCGCTGCTGCAGATGATCGAGAGCGCCGACGTGCTGATCGACCCCTATCGGCCGCTCACCTGCGAGAAGCTCGGCATCGGACCCGACGAATGCCTGTCGCGCAATCCGAGGCTCGTATTCGCCAGGATGACCGGATGGGGCCAGCATGGACCCCAAGCGATGGCGGCGGGGCATGACATCAACTATATCGCGCTCACCGGCGCGCTGCATGCCATCGGGCGTGCCGGTGAGAGGCCGGTGGTGCCGCTCAACCTCGTCGGCGATATGGGGGGCGGTGGCACACTCCTGGTCGTGGGTATATTGGCTGCGCTTCTGGAGACCCGCGGGTCGGGTAAGGGACAGGTCGTGGATTGCGCGATGGTCGACGGCGCGATCCAGCAGATGTGGATGTTCCAGGGCATGCTCGCCGCCGGCGCATGGGACGACGGCGCGCGGGAAGCCAATCTCCTCGATGGCGGAGCCTATTTCTACGACTGCTACGAATGTGCCGACGGCCGCTATATCAGCCTGGGGGCGATCGAGCCGCAATTCCACGCGACCATGATCACCCTTCTGGGTCTCGATCCCGGTGACTTTGCGGACCAGCACGACAAGACGCAATGGCCAGCACTCAAGCAGGCCATAGCCGCTGCCGTGCGCACGAAGACGCGAGACGAATGGTGCCGTATCATGGAGGGAACCGACGCTTGTTTCGCGCCCGTCCTGCGCATGTCGGAGGCGCCCGCGCATCCGGCCAACGTCGCGCGCGAATGCTTTGTCGAGATCGACGGTGTCGTGCAGGCGGTGCCCGCGCCGCGCTTCAGCCGGACGCCATCGCGGGTCCGTCGCGGTGCTCCGGTCCCGGGCGAGCATACGGCACAGGTGCTCGCGGCGATGGGGATCGCGCCCTGCGATGTCGCGGCGCTCGCAAAAGGCGTGGGTACGGGAGGATCTGCCGATGCTCCCTGA
- a CDS encoding nitroreductase, with product MDVREALHARQSTRGFLDRPVAPDLLASIFEAAQRAPSNCNTQPWQTIVVSGKARDQLARLLAEHLAGGASPAPDFGPSVLPAFEGVYRDRQHAAAAELYAAMGIERGDKVARAQASQRNWAFFGAPHVALFTMQRGLGLMGAVDVGGYAHGLALMMTASGIGSCPQASLAYFPAPIREYLDIPVNMGILFGMSFGYPDPDAPSNRARTGRAAVIDAVRLVE from the coding sequence ATGGACGTGCGCGAAGCGCTTCATGCGCGCCAGTCGACCCGCGGCTTCCTCGACAGGCCGGTCGCCCCGGACCTCCTGGCAAGCATATTTGAGGCGGCGCAGCGGGCGCCGTCCAACTGCAATACCCAGCCCTGGCAGACGATTGTCGTGTCGGGGAAGGCACGAGACCAGCTGGCGCGCCTGCTCGCCGAGCATCTCGCCGGCGGCGCATCCCCGGCGCCCGACTTCGGCCCATCGGTGTTGCCGGCCTTTGAAGGTGTCTATCGGGACCGGCAGCATGCCGCTGCGGCCGAGCTTTACGCCGCAATGGGGATCGAGCGCGGCGACAAGGTCGCCCGCGCGCAGGCCTCCCAGCGAAACTGGGCCTTTTTCGGTGCCCCGCATGTGGCGCTGTTCACCATGCAGCGGGGGCTGGGTTTGATGGGCGCTGTCGATGTCGGCGGCTATGCCCATGGCCTGGCGCTGATGATGACGGCTAGCGGCATAGGCAGTTGCCCCCAGGCATCGCTTGCCTATTTCCCGGCGCCCATACGCGAATATCTGGATATTCCGGTGAACATGGGCATATTGTTCGGCATGTCCTTCGGCTATCCTGATCCCGACGCTCCATCCAATCGTGCCCGGACCGGACGCGCGGCGGTCATAGATGCCGTGCGGCTCGTGGAATGA
- a CDS encoding acyl-CoA dehydrogenase family protein, which produces MDFSLSSDQQALQETARQFAQRELPTIARDLEERNIPPSRELVRRYAELGFLGINVAPEYGGLGLGNLEALLVVEEFAKISSAVAFPVFESCVGPVRAIEHFGTEALKRRIIPKVCGGEAIVAVSMSEPDAGSALTDLRARGEITADAVILNGSKRWCSGGGHADGYVVYCRLSDAPGANGIGAVFVDKGTPGMTYGPNESLMGFRGVPSSDIHFDNAAVPLDNIVVPAGGFKQLMEAFDLERCGNATMALGQASGALEEVLAYVQERRQFGKPIIDFQAVQLRIAEMQMRVDAARLLIYRAAANAQMGLPSMLESSLAKCFANEIAREVTGHAVQLMGAYGYSREFPMERRLRDAWGWGIAGGAVDIQKVNIASALIGRRFDQRR; this is translated from the coding sequence ATGGATTTCTCGTTAAGCTCCGATCAACAGGCACTTCAGGAAACCGCCAGGCAGTTCGCCCAGCGCGAACTCCCGACGATCGCGCGCGACCTGGAGGAGCGCAATATTCCTCCTTCGCGCGAGCTCGTGCGGCGATATGCCGAGCTTGGCTTTCTCGGCATCAACGTCGCGCCCGAATATGGCGGGCTTGGCCTTGGTAATCTCGAAGCACTGCTCGTCGTGGAGGAGTTCGCGAAGATTTCCTCGGCGGTCGCCTTTCCGGTCTTCGAATCCTGTGTCGGCCCGGTGCGTGCCATCGAGCATTTCGGCACCGAGGCCCTGAAGCGGAGGATCATTCCCAAGGTCTGCGGTGGCGAAGCCATTGTCGCGGTCTCGATGTCCGAGCCCGACGCCGGCAGCGCGCTCACCGACCTGCGCGCGCGCGGCGAGATCACGGCCGATGCCGTCATCCTCAACGGCAGCAAGCGCTGGTGTTCGGGCGGCGGCCATGCCGATGGCTATGTCGTCTATTGCCGGCTCTCCGATGCACCGGGGGCAAACGGTATCGGCGCGGTGTTCGTCGACAAGGGCACGCCGGGAATGACCTACGGCCCCAATGAGAGTCTGATGGGTTTCCGCGGCGTTCCGTCGAGCGACATCCATTTCGACAATGCCGCGGTTCCCCTCGACAACATCGTTGTCCCCGCCGGCGGCTTCAAGCAGCTGATGGAGGCCTTCGATCTCGAGCGCTGCGGCAATGCGACCATGGCGCTGGGCCAGGCTTCCGGCGCGCTCGAGGAGGTGCTCGCCTATGTCCAGGAACGCCGGCAGTTCGGTAAGCCCATCATCGACTTCCAGGCCGTCCAGCTGCGCATCGCCGAGATGCAGATGCGCGTCGACGCCGCGCGCCTGCTGATCTACCGCGCGGCGGCCAACGCGCAGATGGGCCTTCCTTCGATGCTCGAATCCTCGCTCGCCAAATGCTTTGCCAATGAGATCGCACGCGAAGTGACCGGCCATGCGGTCCAGCTGATGGGCGCCTATGGCTATTCGCGCGAGTTCCCGATGGAGCGGCGGCTGCGCGATGCCTGGGGATGGGGCATCGCGGGCGGCGCGGTCGATATCCAGAAGGTCAATATCGCGAGCGCTTTGATCGGCCGGCGTTTCGATCAGCGGCGGTGA
- a CDS encoding acyl-CoA dehydrogenase family protein, giving the protein MSFVAILFKMLLCDVPQTAGEPRGRPQPIFLSARAVVGEGNWPILPAKQIFSADWERQKMLPREFTEEHQQFRETYRRFLAAEIVPHMEAWREEGIVDRAAFLKAGEQGLLMVWPDEKYGGIGDSDFRFEQIIIEENAYARTSDWYCTLHSRLAAPYFTRFGNQELIDRFFPDFVAGRKILAIAMSEPAAGSDLAGIKTRAVDKGDHWLLNGAKTYISNGINADVVIVAAKTGGPEERHNMTLFVVERGMEGFERGRKLKKMGKMAQDTAELYFNDVKVPKENVLGEVGKGFKHLMHGLAEERLIGSVGYLSTAQLSWDLTRDFVKDRKVFGQPLSDMQNTQFKMAEMRTRLDIAQIYVDQCVRSFNAGVLSTEDAARAKLTTSELAVESADLGVQLHGGAGYMDEYPISRQFTDARIATIYAGSSEIMKLIISRQCLSDNYVPFNTRNF; this is encoded by the coding sequence TTGTCGTTTGTCGCAATCCTGTTTAAGATGCTCTTATGCGATGTTCCCCAGACAGCTGGAGAGCCGCGCGGTCGCCCGCAGCCCATTTTTTTGTCAGCCAGGGCTGTTGTTGGGGAGGGCAACTGGCCGATACTGCCCGCCAAACAGATATTCTCGGCAGATTGGGAGAGGCAAAAGATGCTGCCACGCGAATTCACGGAAGAACATCAGCAGTTCCGCGAGACATATCGACGCTTTCTGGCCGCCGAGATCGTGCCGCACATGGAAGCCTGGCGCGAAGAGGGGATTGTCGATCGCGCCGCATTTCTGAAGGCCGGCGAGCAGGGCCTGCTGATGGTCTGGCCGGACGAGAAATATGGCGGCATCGGCGACAGCGATTTTCGCTTTGAGCAGATCATCATCGAAGAAAATGCCTATGCCCGAACAAGCGACTGGTATTGCACGCTGCATTCGCGCCTTGCAGCACCCTATTTCACGCGGTTCGGCAACCAGGAGCTGATCGACCGCTTCTTCCCCGATTTCGTCGCCGGTAGGAAAATTCTTGCGATTGCCATGTCCGAACCGGCCGCCGGTAGTGATCTTGCCGGCATCAAGACCCGCGCTGTGGACAAGGGCGATCACTGGCTCCTCAACGGAGCGAAGACCTATATATCCAACGGCATCAATGCCGATGTCGTGATCGTCGCCGCAAAAACGGGAGGGCCCGAGGAGCGTCACAACATGACGCTGTTCGTGGTCGAACGCGGCATGGAAGGCTTCGAGCGCGGCCGCAAGCTCAAGAAGATGGGCAAGATGGCCCAGGATACGGCGGAACTCTACTTCAACGACGTGAAGGTTCCCAAAGAGAATGTGCTCGGCGAGGTCGGCAAAGGCTTCAAGCATCTCATGCACGGACTTGCCGAGGAACGGCTGATCGGGTCGGTGGGCTATCTTTCGACCGCGCAGCTGTCGTGGGATCTGACCAGGGATTTCGTCAAGGACCGCAAGGTCTTCGGCCAGCCGCTGTCGGATATGCAGAACACGCAGTTCAAGATGGCCGAAATGCGCACGCGTCTCGACATCGCGCAGATCTATGTCGATCAGTGCGTCAGGTCGTTCAATGCCGGCGTCCTCTCCACCGAGGACGCCGCGCGCGCCAAGCTGACCACGAGCGAGCTTGCGGTGGAATCCGCCGATCTCGGCGTGCAGCTTCACGGCGGTGCCGGCTACATGGATGAATATCCCATCAGCCGCCAGTTCACCGATGCACGCATCGCTACGATCTACGCCGGCAGTTCCGAAATCATGAAGCTGATTATCAGCCGCCAGTGCCTTTCGGACAATTATGTGCCGTTCAACACCCGCAATTTCTAG
- a CDS encoding SDR family NAD(P)-dependent oxidoreductase, with product MELENKVAIITGGASGLGRATAEKFHAAGAKVAIFDLNDEAGNALAAALGEGALYRNVNVAEEEGVQAAISDVVGQFGRIDICCNFAGIGGAQRILGKDGVYPLAKFRGVIDVNLVGTFNVLRLAAEQMAKNEPDAFGQRGVVINTASVAAYDGQIGQIAYSASKAAIVGMTLTAARDLSSYGIRVNTIVPGLIDTPLLAKLPQAARDALGQQVLFPKRLGQAEEIAATAAFIVASDYLNAECIRLDGGIRMPPK from the coding sequence ATGGAGTTGGAAAACAAGGTCGCGATCATCACTGGCGGCGCGTCGGGGCTCGGGCGGGCGACCGCCGAAAAATTTCACGCGGCCGGCGCCAAAGTGGCGATCTTCGACCTCAACGACGAAGCCGGCAACGCGCTGGCCGCGGCGCTGGGCGAAGGCGCGCTTTACCGCAATGTGAACGTCGCCGAAGAAGAAGGCGTGCAGGCAGCGATCAGCGATGTCGTCGGCCAGTTCGGAAGAATCGACATCTGTTGCAATTTCGCTGGCATCGGCGGGGCGCAGCGGATTCTCGGCAAGGATGGCGTCTATCCCCTCGCCAAGTTCCGCGGCGTCATCGACGTCAATCTCGTAGGCACGTTCAATGTTCTCCGGCTTGCCGCCGAGCAGATGGCGAAAAACGAGCCTGATGCGTTCGGCCAGCGCGGGGTCGTCATCAATACCGCCTCGGTCGCGGCTTATGACGGCCAAATCGGGCAGATCGCCTACAGCGCGTCCAAGGCGGCGATCGTCGGCATGACGCTGACTGCGGCGCGGGATCTGTCTTCCTACGGCATTCGCGTCAACACCATCGTTCCGGGCCTGATCGATACGCCGCTGCTCGCCAAGCTGCCCCAAGCCGCCCGCGACGCGCTGGGACAGCAGGTGCTGTTCCCCAAGCGGCTCGGCCAGGCGGAGGAGATCGCTGCGACCGCCGCGTTCATCGTGGCAAGCGACTATCTCAACGCCGAATGCATCCGTCTCGATGGCGGCATCCGTATGCCGCCCAAGTGA
- a CDS encoding oxygenase MpaB family protein: MNAITLPRPAGLDVPADLCPGRALGRTVNYEEAISRFGRDAVEVIVEDFKTGDELGYAAYKALVEGEGGAARAKEIFEQAVNHGIGSVDNPPAELIALFTDVDNPPSWVDWDQLHRGSIAYWRSGKLVVMALAYGAIGAGFRTYGGSRPLVLSRRLIERSQAGQRLVETLRWAASSSKPDGMRRNGDGFRITMNVRWIHAAVRYHLSRSPHWDWADWGMVVSNTDSVYTMGCLFCEAVVNALRKVGVGLSAQEIEDITALWRYIGHIMGIPEAANFTDWQDLQAKSALIRLLEHPADEGCRALMKALSDYMCEEEIEGYEVIPAFIAKHMTVNQKKRLTYGLMRAWAGDDICEQLAIPNNRLRYLVPAARPFVALFDRASLLTGRNDEEKALRALDAFGAATRLRKGETEVADPEDVIHGMKKFESRAKEILVHP; encoded by the coding sequence ATGAATGCGATCACTCTGCCTCGCCCCGCCGGGCTCGATGTTCCGGCCGATCTGTGCCCCGGACGCGCCCTCGGCCGGACCGTCAATTATGAGGAAGCCATCAGCCGATTCGGCCGGGACGCGGTCGAGGTGATCGTGGAGGACTTCAAGACCGGCGACGAGCTGGGCTATGCGGCCTATAAGGCTCTGGTCGAGGGAGAGGGCGGAGCCGCCCGCGCCAAGGAAATTTTCGAGCAGGCGGTGAACCATGGAATCGGATCGGTGGACAATCCGCCAGCCGAGCTGATCGCGCTCTTCACGGATGTCGACAATCCCCCTTCATGGGTCGACTGGGATCAGCTTCATCGCGGGAGCATCGCCTACTGGCGGTCTGGTAAGCTGGTTGTCATGGCGTTGGCCTATGGTGCGATCGGAGCAGGCTTTCGCACCTATGGCGGATCCAGGCCCCTGGTGCTGAGCCGCCGTCTGATCGAGCGCAGCCAAGCCGGACAGCGCCTCGTCGAGACACTGCGCTGGGCGGCAAGCTCCTCCAAGCCCGACGGTATGCGCCGTAACGGCGACGGTTTCCGCATAACGATGAATGTGCGCTGGATCCATGCCGCGGTGCGCTACCATCTCTCGCGCAGCCCGCATTGGGACTGGGCGGACTGGGGAATGGTCGTCAGCAATACCGACTCCGTCTACACCATGGGCTGTCTGTTCTGCGAGGCGGTGGTGAACGCGCTCCGCAAGGTCGGCGTCGGCCTGAGCGCGCAGGAGATCGAAGACATCACCGCCCTATGGCGTTATATCGGGCATATCATGGGCATTCCCGAAGCAGCGAACTTCACCGATTGGCAGGACCTGCAAGCCAAGTCGGCACTGATCCGGCTGCTCGAGCATCCGGCGGACGAAGGGTGCCGCGCATTGATGAAGGCGTTGAGCGACTATATGTGCGAGGAGGAAATCGAGGGATATGAGGTTATTCCCGCATTCATCGCGAAGCACATGACCGTGAATCAGAAGAAGAGGCTCACCTATGGCCTGATGCGGGCCTGGGCCGGGGACGATATCTGCGAGCAGCTTGCGATACCCAATAACCGGCTGCGGTATCTCGTGCCGGCGGCGCGCCCCTTCGTCGCTCTGTTTGACCGGGCATCGCTCCTGACCGGGCGGAACGATGAGGAAAAGGCGTTGCGCGCGCTCGATGCCTTCGGGGCGGCGACCCGGCTGCGCAAGGGCGAGACGGAAGTTGCCGATCCGGAAGACGTCATCCACGGCATGAAGAAATTCGAATCCCGCGCGAAAGAGATTCTCGTCCACCCATGA
- a CDS encoding enoyl-CoA hydratase/isomerase family protein translates to MLPEEPGQTVSVEIQDAVAIVTLDRPDAQNAFNTALRGDLSQAIRAVEENTAVRAVVLTGRGRNFSAGADLNDRDRKDPSVERMLNEEYTPMLLAIMRSAKPWVGAINGAAAGIGSSFALACDLSVMGESACLYQAFVAIGLIPDGGASWHLVRTLGFKRAFEMMIAGERISAERCLALGLTNRVVPDALLLDQGLALARQLAVKAPLAVARTKAAVRFSADHPIEAVMPFEARLQQACTDSEDFKEGVAAFRAKRAATFLGL, encoded by the coding sequence ATGCTCCCTGAAGAACCCGGGCAGACCGTGTCGGTCGAAATCCAGGACGCCGTGGCCATCGTCACCCTTGATCGTCCCGATGCGCAGAACGCCTTTAATACGGCGTTGCGCGGCGATCTGTCGCAGGCCATTCGAGCGGTAGAGGAAAACACGGCTGTCAGAGCCGTTGTTCTGACCGGCCGCGGACGCAATTTCAGCGCCGGGGCCGATCTCAACGACAGGGACCGGAAAGACCCTTCGGTCGAGCGGATGCTGAACGAGGAATATACCCCCATGCTGCTGGCGATCATGCGGTCGGCCAAGCCATGGGTCGGTGCAATCAATGGGGCCGCCGCCGGTATCGGGTCGTCCTTCGCGCTCGCCTGCGACCTGTCGGTTATGGGCGAAAGCGCCTGCCTCTACCAGGCATTTGTGGCGATCGGTCTGATTCCGGATGGAGGGGCCTCCTGGCATCTGGTGCGAACGCTTGGCTTCAAGCGCGCCTTCGAGATGATGATCGCCGGAGAACGGATTTCGGCGGAACGATGCCTGGCGCTCGGCCTCACCAATCGCGTCGTCCCGGATGCGCTATTGCTCGACCAAGGCCTTGCCCTCGCGAGGCAGCTTGCGGTCAAGGCGCCCCTCGCGGTGGCGCGCACCAAGGCAGCAGTACGTTTTTCGGCCGATCATCCGATCGAAGCGGTCATGCCGTTCGAAGCCCGTTTGCAGCAGGCGTGTACGGATAGCGAAGACTTCAAGGAAGGTGTGGCCGCCTTCCGCGCCAAACGCGCCGCCACGTTCCTCGGACTGTGA
- a CDS encoding TonB-dependent receptor, giving the protein MRHNVRIALLASVFSVCWSGSAAAQDQDAGHPATPATTAETDGAIADIMVTARRRDESLSRTPVAVAAVSGDTLAKANIVSEYDLRQATPGLQVRGGVSSNQLYFSLRGQSQDPFSNSRPGVLPYINEVQIGSLAGASTFYDLASVQVLKGPQGTLFGRSATGGALLYATQKPTDEFGGYVSALYGNYDQYKLEGAINAPLSADQVMLRVAGFYRGRDGFQRNLLTGGSEGDQESYGFRPSLSIKLGPNITNELVADYTHIDSENTEAVISGLMPFTGTDAPFIPAQFLYAGTANPIAALTGQCTLQGFAQFPGGCPPVNPMVASFYNAYFANPAHPAGGISQVLAEQNARGPFRVAQDGANFYRSRNTVVTNTTRFDIADDIAIKNIIGYVNIKSKNATDSDGTPYGLSVTGSEAAPQISDIEQFSAEMQLLGKALEGRLEYVFGGFYSYESTYFDQTSTFFDVVFGGVQQRNATKNANRTYAGYAQGTYHLGESGIALTAGGRYTRETAAKHVKPQDSFRVALGDPAPAGFDYDQSRTFENFSWTLGVQYQADPSLLIYANSRRAYKSGGFNAAVAPIVGSAQVGGDSYDAERVTDAELGTKFNGRIGGRPVRASLALFYNWIANSQRAGFALVNNGPAALTVNVPQARTYGAEVDAQVKPLQWLSLGGSFNYTEAEFTNGNVTLLGRPVLYDRVPNTPKYNGSAFADVTVPLGSSNLAFTLHGDVYYQSESFTSPRSANSAGTRMAPYTLANFRVGVEDETAGWSLTANLKNAFNKVYYTGGLQVGEIYQVNTLIPGDPRTYMLELRYKF; this is encoded by the coding sequence ATGCGCCACAATGTACGGATTGCGCTGCTCGCATCTGTGTTTTCGGTTTGCTGGAGCGGCTCGGCGGCGGCGCAGGACCAGGACGCCGGACACCCGGCCACCCCGGCAACCACTGCAGAAACCGATGGCGCAATAGCCGATATCATGGTGACCGCGCGGCGGCGCGACGAGAGCCTGTCACGCACCCCGGTCGCTGTCGCCGCAGTTTCCGGGGACACGCTCGCAAAGGCGAATATCGTTTCCGAATATGACCTGCGCCAGGCCACACCGGGGCTGCAGGTTCGCGGCGGCGTGTCGTCCAATCAGCTCTACTTCTCGCTGCGCGGGCAATCCCAGGATCCCTTCAGCAACAGCCGCCCGGGCGTCCTTCCTTATATCAATGAAGTGCAGATCGGCTCGCTCGCCGGGGCTTCGACTTTCTATGACCTGGCGTCGGTCCAGGTGCTCAAGGGGCCGCAAGGCACGCTGTTCGGCCGTAGTGCAACGGGCGGCGCCCTGCTCTATGCGACGCAGAAGCCGACGGACGAATTTGGTGGCTATGTCAGCGCGCTCTACGGCAACTATGATCAGTACAAGCTCGAAGGCGCGATCAACGCACCGCTATCAGCCGATCAAGTGATGCTGCGCGTGGCCGGCTTCTATCGCGGGCGTGACGGGTTCCAGCGCAACCTCCTGACCGGCGGCAGCGAAGGCGACCAGGAAAGCTATGGCTTCCGCCCCAGCCTCTCCATAAAGCTAGGTCCGAACATCACGAACGAACTCGTTGCCGATTACACGCATATCGACAGCGAGAATACCGAGGCGGTCATTTCCGGCCTGATGCCGTTCACGGGCACGGACGCACCCTTCATTCCCGCGCAGTTTCTCTATGCCGGCACCGCCAATCCGATCGCTGCCCTCACCGGCCAATGCACGCTCCAGGGTTTCGCCCAATTTCCCGGTGGCTGTCCGCCGGTCAATCCCATGGTCGCTTCCTTCTACAATGCCTATTTCGCCAATCCGGCGCATCCGGCTGGCGGAATCAGTCAGGTGCTCGCCGAACAAAACGCCCGCGGTCCCTTCAGGGTGGCGCAGGACGGCGCGAATTTCTATCGATCGCGCAATACGGTAGTCACCAACACCACGCGGTTCGATATCGCCGATGATATCGCGATCAAGAACATTATCGGTTACGTCAATATCAAGTCGAAGAATGCCACCGATTCCGATGGTACACCCTACGGCCTGTCGGTTACCGGATCGGAAGCCGCACCGCAGATAAGCGATATCGAGCAGTTCTCGGCGGAGATGCAGCTTCTCGGTAAAGCCCTCGAAGGGCGTCTCGAATATGTATTCGGCGGCTTTTACTCATATGAGTCTACCTATTTCGACCAGACCTCGACCTTCTTCGATGTCGTCTTCGGCGGCGTCCAGCAGCGCAACGCCACCAAGAACGCGAACCGTACCTATGCCGGATATGCCCAGGGCACCTACCATTTGGGAGAGAGCGGCATCGCGCTGACCGCCGGCGGACGCTATACGCGCGAAACCGCCGCCAAGCATGTCAAGCCGCAGGATTCCTTCCGAGTTGCGCTGGGCGATCCGGCCCCGGCCGGTTTCGACTATGACCAGAGCCGGACTTTCGAGAATTTCAGCTGGACCCTGGGCGTCCAGTATCAGGCGGACCCAAGCCTGCTGATCTATGCCAATAGCCGCAGGGCCTACAAAAGCGGCGGGTTCAACGCTGCCGTCGCTCCCATTGTCGGCAGCGCCCAGGTCGGCGGTGACAGCTATGACGCCGAGCGCGTGACAGATGCCGAGCTCGGCACCAAGTTCAATGGACGGATCGGCGGGCGGCCGGTTCGCGCCAGCCTTGCACTGTTCTACAACTGGATCGCGAACAGCCAGCGTGCGGGCTTCGCGCTCGTCAACAACGGCCCGGCAGCATTGACCGTCAATGTTCCCCAGGCGCGCACCTACGGAGCCGAGGTCGACGCGCAGGTCAAGCCGCTGCAGTGGCTCTCGCTTGGAGGCAGTTTCAACTACACTGAAGCGGAGTTCACCAACGGCAATGTGACCCTACTGGGCAGGCCTGTATTGTATGATCGCGTGCCCAACACGCCGAAATATAATGGATCGGCTTTTGCCGACGTGACCGTGCCCTTGGGCAGCAGCAACCTGGCGTTCACGCTGCATGGCGACGTCTATTACCAATCCGAAAGCTTTACCTCGCCCCGCTCGGCGAACTCGGCGGGCACGCGGATGGCTCCTTATACGCTCGCGAATTTCCGTGTCGGCGTGGAGGATGAAACCGCCGGCTGGTCGCTTACCGCAAACCTGAAGAACGCCTTCAACAAAGTCTATTATACCGGCGGGCTTCAGGTTGGCGAAATCTATCAGGTGAATACGCTGATCCCGGGAGATCCGCGCACCTATATGCTCGAGCTGCGCTATAAGTTCTGA